Genomic segment of Paenibacillus sp. FSL R5-0912:
CTCCGAATCCCTCTTGCATGGATTCAAACATGCCTTCAAAAAATCTTCTCTCTTCCTCAGTTGCATTGGCCGGTCCGCTGCATAAAGTCATTGTTGTAATACCGTCATTCTCACTAAATGTTACCGTATTGCGTATTTCTAGCGGGATCAAATCACTAAACGGAGCCCGGACAATATTGCCTAATTCATCTGAGAAGCTATTGAGCCAGACAATCTTTTCGAATGCCTGGATTTCCTGGTATACAAATTTACCCCACATTTGTACACCATCAGGAGATTGCATATTGTAATGGAACAAACCGCCCGGACGGAAATCTAATTGTGCGACATGTATTTCAAACCCTTTCGGCCCCCACCATCGCTTCAGATGCTCGGCCTCGGACCAAGCTTTGAATACGAGTTCACGCGGATAATTGAATACACGTGTTATGACTAACTCCATGCCTTGCGATTCCACTGCCATTTCGATTCCTCCATTTCTCATATTGTACCACTGACTAGAGTATAGACCGATTGGAATATTCCCGTCAAGGAATATTCCAAGGACTCTCTTCATGATATTCCACGATTTAATATTTGTATCGTATTATTCTTCACATGCTCTTAGACATCACAATGATAAGCTTAATAATGTATGCCTTATAATACTTTAGGAGCCATTCCTGTAATGAATTAATTTGAGGTTTGAATGAAAAAAGCGCCAACTGTATACTGGGAAACGTTCCGCCAAAGAACAATTGCAGCACAGGAGGCACTCAACATGAAGTATAAACAATCGAAGAAGCAGAATCAACGGATTACACGAATTTCCGACAAGACCCTTGTCGTAGGCGCAGACATTGCGAAAGAAACCCATGTGGCTCGCGCTATCGACTACCGGGGGATTGAACTCGGAAAGGATTGTGTGTTCTCAAATACCCGTACCGGACTGGAGCAACTGGTTCAGTGGATGAAGGAGCTTCAGCGGGAGCATGCCAAGAGCGACGTCCTCTTTGGCATTGAGCCTACCGGACACTATTGGTTTAACCTGGCCGAGTATTTGGGACAGCACGGCATTCCTTTGGTCATTGTCAATCCGCATCATGTACACAAAAGCAAAGAACTGGAAGATAACTCACCCACGAAAAACGACTATAAAGACGCTAAAGTCATTGCCGATTTAGTGCGGAATGGGAAATACAGCGAACCTAAATTGCCAACGCGTATCTACGCAGATCTGCGAATTCTCATGAATCTTCGGGAGAAGATCATGGTGAACCTCGGGCAGGTGCAAAGGCGGGTGCAGAACTGGCAGGATCGCTTTTTCCCGGAATACACTGAGGTGTTTAAAGACTGGGAAGGAAAAGCCTCGCTTATTACTCTAGACGAGTTTCCGACGCCAGGTGAGATCGTAGGACTCGGTGCAGAAGCCATCGCTCAGCGGTGGAAGAAAGACGTGAAACGAGCGGTGGGAACGAAGCGAGCCCAATTGCTGGTCGAAACGGCGAGAGGCTCTATCGGTCTGACCGAAGGTCTTCCTGCAGCAAAGATCGAGATTAAAACACTTCTGGAGCAGTATGACATGTTCGCCAGACAGCTTGAAGAGATTCTGTCCGAAGTAGAACGTCTACTAGGGCAAATTCCAGGCACGAAAGAGATGCTTACCGTGCCCGGTGTGGCTGTAGTGACGTTAGCGGGATTCCTGGCGGAAGTGGGCGATCTGAGTGGTTACGAGCATGGACAGCAGATTATTCGGCTGGCCGGACTGAATCTCAAAGAGAATAGTTCGGGAAAGAAAAAGGGCAAGTCCAGTATTACCAAACGTGGACGTGCAAAGCTGAGGGCCCTGCTGTTCCGGGCGGTCATGCCCATGGTAGCAAAGAACGCCGAATTCAAGGCACTGCACCAGTATTTTACGACACGAAGTCAGAATCCACTGAAGAAAAAGCAATCCCTTGTGGCGTTGTGCGGGAAACTTATTCGCGTGCTTCATACGCTCGGGACGAAGCACATTCCATACGATGCAAACAGCGTGTTAGGGCCGGTCCGTCAGGCCCAGCTACAGATGGCAGCCTAAGAAAAACCAAACTCATTTTGCTCATTGAAGTAGGTTTCACCAAAGACAAAAGAAGCACGGAGCAGCCGCAGGAACTAATTCCATAAGGGCAACGACCCTGTAAAGGAG
This window contains:
- a CDS encoding SRPBCC family protein is translated as MAVESQGMELVITRVFNYPRELVFKAWSEAEHLKRWWGPKGFEIHVAQLDFRPGGLFHYNMQSPDGVQMWGKFVYQEIQAFEKIVWLNSFSDELGNIVRAPFSDLIPLEIRNTVTFSENDGITTMTLCSGPANATEEERRFFEGMFESMQEGFGGTFDQLEEYLADRS
- a CDS encoding IS110 family transposase, which gives rise to MKYKQSKKQNQRITRISDKTLVVGADIAKETHVARAIDYRGIELGKDCVFSNTRTGLEQLVQWMKELQREHAKSDVLFGIEPTGHYWFNLAEYLGQHGIPLVIVNPHHVHKSKELEDNSPTKNDYKDAKVIADLVRNGKYSEPKLPTRIYADLRILMNLREKIMVNLGQVQRRVQNWQDRFFPEYTEVFKDWEGKASLITLDEFPTPGEIVGLGAEAIAQRWKKDVKRAVGTKRAQLLVETARGSIGLTEGLPAAKIEIKTLLEQYDMFARQLEEILSEVERLLGQIPGTKEMLTVPGVAVVTLAGFLAEVGDLSGYEHGQQIIRLAGLNLKENSSGKKKGKSSITKRGRAKLRALLFRAVMPMVAKNAEFKALHQYFTTRSQNPLKKKQSLVALCGKLIRVLHTLGTKHIPYDANSVLGPVRQAQLQMAA